From Primulina huaijiensis isolate GDHJ02 chromosome 15, ASM1229523v2, whole genome shotgun sequence, one genomic window encodes:
- the LOC140958893 gene encoding uncharacterized protein yields MLTVFFQVAELAKVQIEAKYQLLPHLMGVYGVGLISSFSAAIFYCIYIMLVQNTPSIKHFTFLCISGAFHWFPFTIVAYATLIDSTSLSPLKFSIAVAAAYLSHGLILCLLTSLINLFLSENEEAQQSQYRMWLRHRINVACHLRFAKLLSGTEAFCIYLRLLGAKVGKCCSIRAINPVLEPKLVSICAGVHLGDFSRIITGFYSSYGFTSGKVEVQENSIVGSQSVVLPGSTIQKDTIIGALSVAPINSVLQSGGVYIGSQTPIMIKNTKHEVDERIEEMDTAYKKIVGNLSANLASTTLKVKSRYFHRIGVSGKGVLKMYENIEGLPEHKIFRAGKTYPIIVRHSNSLSADDDARIDARGAAVRIFSDTDDQTSLLDLTLKTGKAFYARTISDFVTWLVCGLPAREEQVKRAPHIRDAVWMSLRNAETFTQLHYYSNICRLFRFTDGKEMYVKFKLSPFDKSNSEDSGKVDPIGILPPETGAIPRDSNDKRPKLFLAEDFQQRVNSSGGVHYIFQLQFRPIPQDEVTRDIALDCTKPWDESEFPIVDVGEVIITENLTKEQSEQLEFNPFLRCHEVDVIRATSASQSASIDHGRSIVYEICQHLRNNQPLPEAWRAFIEQSDVKVDLSGCPIAAKLQKGDSTSTQVTLARTWYQTSWAIFIQPLLQTFLPYYLLAYVISTPLNWLLYSKNTMKYPLHWLLPLFWVVSGTWTALACAAAKWVLVGNKKDGGTATMWSKTIFMDTIWQAFKTLVGEYFVEMIGGSLFFAVWMKIMGSDIDLTGGVYVDSMGAVMNPEMVEIGNGGCVGREALLFGHIYEGEGGKVKFGKITIGEGGFVGSRAVVMPGVVVEEEGSLGALSLAMKEEIVKRK; encoded by the coding sequence ATGCTCACTGTTTTTTTCCAGGTTGCAGAACTGGCAAAAGTACAAATTGAAGCTAAATATCAGTTATTACCTCATCTCATGGGTGTCTACGGAGTCGGACTTATAAGCTCTTTCTCAGCAGCCATATTCTACTGCATCTACATCATGCTAGTCCAAAATACTCCATCAATTAAGCACTTCACATTTTTGTGCATCTCCGGAGCTTTCCACTGGTTTCCTTTCACCATTGTTGCATACGCTACACTGATTGATAGCACATCTCTGAGTCCACTGAAATTTTCCATCGCAGTTGCTGCAGCATATCTATCTCACGGCTTGATCCTTTGTCTGCTTACATCCTTGATAAACCTTTTCCTGTCTGAAAATGAGGAAGCACAGCAATCACAATACCGAATGTGGCTTCGTCACAGAATCAATGTCGCCTGCCATCTGAGATTTGCGAAGCTCCTTTCTGGGACAGAAGCTTTTTGCATATACTTGAGGCTTCTAGGTGCAAAAGTGGGGAAATGTTGCTCTATTCGTGCGATTAATCCAGTTTTAGAGCCCAAACTTGTATCAATCTGTGCAGGCGTCCATCTAGGTGATTTCAGCCGTATTATTACTGGTTTCTACTCATCCTATGGTTTCACAAGCGGAAAAGTTGAGGTGCAGGAAAATTCAATTGTTGGGAGCCAAAGCGTAGTCCTTCCTGGTTCAACTATTCAAAAGGATACGATTATTGGCGCACTTTCAGTTGCTCCGATCAACTCAGTGCTTCAGAGCGGCGGTGTTTATATTGGATCTCAAACTCCCATTATGATAAAGAACACAAAGCATGAGGTGGATGAACGTATCGAAGAAATGGACACAGCCTAcaagaaaattgttggaaatcTTTCTGCGAATTTGGCTTCTACAACTCTTAAGGTCAAATCAAGATATTTCCATCGAATTGGAGTTAGTGGAAAAGGAGTACTAAAAATGTATGAAAACATAGAAGGTTTGCCTGAACACAAGATTTTCCGAGCTGGGAAGACTTATCCTATCATAGTTCGGCACAGCAACAGCTTGAGCGCTGATGATGATGCTAGGATTGATGCACGAGGTGCAGCTGTTAGAATATTTTCTGATACAGATGATCAAACCTCCCTCTTGGACTTGACATTGAAAACAGGCAAGGCATTTTATGCACGGACTATTTCTGATTTTGTGACATGGCTTGTATGTGGACTACCTGCAAGAGAAGAGCAAGTGAAGCGTGCACCACACATCAGAGACGCGGTGTGGATGTCACTTCGCAATGCAGAAACTTTTACTCAACTTCATTACTACTCGAACATCTGCAGGCTCTTCAGGTTCACAGATGGGAAAGAAATGTATGTCAAATTCAAGTTGAGCCCTTTTGATAAGAGCAATAGTGAAGACTCGGGTAAGGTTGACCCCATTGGAATCCTTCCTCCAGAAACAGGTGCTATCCCTCGTGACAGTAACGACAAACGTCCAAAGCTTTTTCTTGCTGAGGATTTTCAACAACGAGTGAATTCATCTGGTGGGGTCCATTACATTTTCCAGCTCCAATTCCGGCCTATACCTCAAGATGAGGTCACACGAGATATTGCCCTTGATTGCACAAAACCATGGGACGAATCCGAGTTCCCCATCGTGGATGTAGGAGAGGTGATTATTACTGAAAACCTCACAAAAGAACAGTCAGAGCAACTTGAATTCAATCCTTTCCTTAGATGCCATGAGGTGGATGTCATACGTGCAACATCAGCCTCTCAGAGTGCCTCAATCGATCATGGTCGTTCAATAGTGTATGAAATCTGCCAGCACTTAAGAAACAACCAGCCTCTCCCAGAGGCATGGAGAGCATTCATAGAGCAATCAGATGTCAAAGTAGACCTCTCAGGATGTCCAATAGCAGCAAAGTTACAGAAAGGGGACTCAACCTCAACCCAAGTAACACTTGCAAGAACCTGGTACCAAACATCATGGGCGATTTTCATTCAACCGTTGCTTCAGACATTCTTGCCCTACTACCTTCTAGCATATGTAATCTCCACCCCACTAAACTGGCTGCTATACTCCAAAAATACCATGAAATACCCACTGCATTGGCTACTACCTTTGTTTTGGGTTGTATCAGGCACCTGGACAGCACTGGCTTGTGCAGCAGCAAAATGGGTTCTGGTAGGAAACAAGAAAGACGGCGGGACAGCAACTATGTGGAGCAAAACAATCTTCATGGATACAATCTGGCAAGCATTCAAGACACTAGTGGGTGAATACTTCGTCGAGATGATTGGTGGATCACTCTTTTTCGCTGTTTGGATGAAGATAATGGGATCGGATATTGACTTGACCGGGGGAGTGTATGTGGACAGCATGGGAGCTGTGATGAATCCTGAAATGGTGGAGATTGGCAATGGGGGTTGTGTGGGCAGAGAAGCTCTGCTGTTTGGTCACATATATGAAGGTGAAGGAGGGAAAGTGAAGTTTGGGAAGATTACAATAGGCGAAGGGGGGTTCGTGGGAAGTAGAGCAGTGGTCATGCCTGGGGTAGTGGTGGAAGAAGAAGGGAGCCTTGGCGCTCTTTCACTTGCCATGAAAGAAGAAATCGTGAAGCGTAAGTGA
- the LOC140958939 gene encoding ETHYLENE INSENSITIVE 3-like 3 protein isoform X2, giving the protein MAVVENLGIDISSDIEVDGIRGDDGIEEKDVSDEEIEAEELETRMWKDRVKLKRIRERKILTAQQAAKKQKAKSTMNQACRKKMARAQDGILKYMLKLMEVCNARGFVYGIVPESGKPVSGASDNIRAWWKEKVKFDKNGPAAIAKYEIESLHVADGGKDDNGTLPGVLQDLQDATLGSLLSSLMQHCDPPQRKYPLEKGVPPPWWPSGNEEWWTRLGLPKGQTPPYRKPHDLKKIWKVGVLTAVIKHMSPEIGKIRRLISRSKLLQDKMTAKESLIWLSVLSREETLFKYENGSSCISEAPSESLGRKKKPCIESDSDYDADDCMASVSSKVNWRNKSAKVPSETPVYLNSQHVNNEEKVEKSRKRKYPNLSAARPVTSVIPDNDSLHYSEAQNTNVSQSILEPEDSWLGDACQLSKLQENTHSAVLHNKFQAQGPVNSVCQPEPQGSIIPQGPQNSESQHGLLSLSYDPSVAIKLQNQQHAAAFTEIRSRTEDLGFHLPVSPRNGNNISGGEFPDDVKGKFFNESGCPDSELFPSSLALSPGGYNPFDCTSSFDNGEHNLMFDDILKYFAS; this is encoded by the exons ATGGCTGTGGTGGAAAATTTGGGAATTGATATCAG CTCGGATATTGAAGTTGATGGTATTAGAGGTGATGATGGTATAGAGGAGAAGGATGTTAGTGACGAGGAGATTGAGGCGGAAGAACTCGAGACACGAATGTGGAAGGATCGTGTGAAACTCAAAAGGATCAGGGAAAGGAAGATACTCACTGCACAGCAAGCTGCAAAGAAGCAGAAGGCGAAGTCGACGATGAATCAAGCCTGTAGAAAGAAGATGGCGCGAGCACAAGATGGGATTTTGAAGTACATGTTGAAGCTTATGGAAGTTTGCAATGCTCGTGGATTTGTGTATGGTATCGTCCCAGAGAGTGGTAAACCAGTAAGTGGTGCATCAGATAATATACGAGCTTGGTGGAAAGAAAAGGTTAAGTTCGACAAAAATGGCCCTGCGGCAATTGCTAAGTATGAGATTGAATCCCTTCATGTGGCTGATGGAGGTAAGGATGATAATGGGACCTTGCCAGGCGTTCTTCAAGACTTGCAGGATGCAACATTGGGATCTCTCCTGTCTTCCTTGATGCAACATTGTGATCCACCACAGCGGAAGTATCCATTGGAGAAGGGTGTTCCGCCGCCTTGGTGGCCATCAGGGAACGAGGAATGGTGGACAAGATTGGGATTGCCCAAGGGTCAAACTCCTCCGTATAGGAAGCCACATGATCTGAAAAAGATTTGGAAAGTTGGGGTGTTAACTGCTGTTATAAAGCACATGTCTCCTGAAATTGGAAAGATCAGGAGACTGATCAGTCGGTCGAAGTTATTACAGGATAAGATGACGGCAAAAGAGAGCTTGATATGGTTATCTGTTCTGAGCCGAGAGGAAACCTTGTTTAAGTATGAAAATGGTTCTTCTTGTATTAGTGAGGCACCTTCAGAAAGTCTTGGACGTAAGAAGAAACCTTGTATTGAAAGTGATAGTGATTATGATGCTGATGACTGTATGGCTTCTGTTTCATCTAAGGTCAATTGGAGGAATAAATCTGCAAAGGTACCTAGCGAGACTCCTGTTTATTTGAATTCTCAACATGTCAACAATGAAGAGAAAGTAGAAAAATCCCGTAAAAGAAAATACCCAAATTTGAGCGCTGCTAGACCAGTTACGAGTGTGATCCCAGATAATGATTCCTTGCATTATTCAGAGGCTCAAAATACGAATGTTTCTCAATCAATTCTTGAGCCTGAAGATTCTTGGTTGGGTGATGCTTGTCAACTTTCTAAGTTGCAAGAGAACACACATAGTGCTGTATTGCACAACAAATTTCAAGCCCAGGGACCAGTGAATTCTGTATGCCAGCCAGAACCTCAAGGTTCTATTATACCTCAGGGACCTCAAAATTCTGAGTCACAACATGGATTGCTTTCTCTTTCATATGATCCATCAGTTGCTATTAAACTTCAAAATCAGCAGCATGCGGCAGCGTTTACTGAGATTCGATCAAGAACAGAGGATTTAGGATTCCATTTACCAGTGTCACCTAGAAATGGGAATAATATTTCTGGAGGCGAGTTCCCTGATGATGTGAAAGGCAAATTCTTTAATGAATCTGGCTGTCCAGACAGTGAACTGTTTCCATCTTCTCTCGCCCTGTCACCCGGAGGATACAATCCATTTGATTGCACAAGTTCATTTGATAACGGTGAACACAATTTAAtgtttgatgatattctgaaATACTTTGCTTCATAA
- the LOC140958939 gene encoding ETHYLENE INSENSITIVE 3-like 3 protein isoform X1, translating into MAVVENLGIDISSSDIEVDGIRGDDGIEEKDVSDEEIEAEELETRMWKDRVKLKRIRERKILTAQQAAKKQKAKSTMNQACRKKMARAQDGILKYMLKLMEVCNARGFVYGIVPESGKPVSGASDNIRAWWKEKVKFDKNGPAAIAKYEIESLHVADGGKDDNGTLPGVLQDLQDATLGSLLSSLMQHCDPPQRKYPLEKGVPPPWWPSGNEEWWTRLGLPKGQTPPYRKPHDLKKIWKVGVLTAVIKHMSPEIGKIRRLISRSKLLQDKMTAKESLIWLSVLSREETLFKYENGSSCISEAPSESLGRKKKPCIESDSDYDADDCMASVSSKVNWRNKSAKVPSETPVYLNSQHVNNEEKVEKSRKRKYPNLSAARPVTSVIPDNDSLHYSEAQNTNVSQSILEPEDSWLGDACQLSKLQENTHSAVLHNKFQAQGPVNSVCQPEPQGSIIPQGPQNSESQHGLLSLSYDPSVAIKLQNQQHAAAFTEIRSRTEDLGFHLPVSPRNGNNISGGEFPDDVKGKFFNESGCPDSELFPSSLALSPGGYNPFDCTSSFDNGEHNLMFDDILKYFAS; encoded by the exons ATGGCTGTGGTGGAAAATTTGGGAATTGATATCAG CAGCTCGGATATTGAAGTTGATGGTATTAGAGGTGATGATGGTATAGAGGAGAAGGATGTTAGTGACGAGGAGATTGAGGCGGAAGAACTCGAGACACGAATGTGGAAGGATCGTGTGAAACTCAAAAGGATCAGGGAAAGGAAGATACTCACTGCACAGCAAGCTGCAAAGAAGCAGAAGGCGAAGTCGACGATGAATCAAGCCTGTAGAAAGAAGATGGCGCGAGCACAAGATGGGATTTTGAAGTACATGTTGAAGCTTATGGAAGTTTGCAATGCTCGTGGATTTGTGTATGGTATCGTCCCAGAGAGTGGTAAACCAGTAAGTGGTGCATCAGATAATATACGAGCTTGGTGGAAAGAAAAGGTTAAGTTCGACAAAAATGGCCCTGCGGCAATTGCTAAGTATGAGATTGAATCCCTTCATGTGGCTGATGGAGGTAAGGATGATAATGGGACCTTGCCAGGCGTTCTTCAAGACTTGCAGGATGCAACATTGGGATCTCTCCTGTCTTCCTTGATGCAACATTGTGATCCACCACAGCGGAAGTATCCATTGGAGAAGGGTGTTCCGCCGCCTTGGTGGCCATCAGGGAACGAGGAATGGTGGACAAGATTGGGATTGCCCAAGGGTCAAACTCCTCCGTATAGGAAGCCACATGATCTGAAAAAGATTTGGAAAGTTGGGGTGTTAACTGCTGTTATAAAGCACATGTCTCCTGAAATTGGAAAGATCAGGAGACTGATCAGTCGGTCGAAGTTATTACAGGATAAGATGACGGCAAAAGAGAGCTTGATATGGTTATCTGTTCTGAGCCGAGAGGAAACCTTGTTTAAGTATGAAAATGGTTCTTCTTGTATTAGTGAGGCACCTTCAGAAAGTCTTGGACGTAAGAAGAAACCTTGTATTGAAAGTGATAGTGATTATGATGCTGATGACTGTATGGCTTCTGTTTCATCTAAGGTCAATTGGAGGAATAAATCTGCAAAGGTACCTAGCGAGACTCCTGTTTATTTGAATTCTCAACATGTCAACAATGAAGAGAAAGTAGAAAAATCCCGTAAAAGAAAATACCCAAATTTGAGCGCTGCTAGACCAGTTACGAGTGTGATCCCAGATAATGATTCCTTGCATTATTCAGAGGCTCAAAATACGAATGTTTCTCAATCAATTCTTGAGCCTGAAGATTCTTGGTTGGGTGATGCTTGTCAACTTTCTAAGTTGCAAGAGAACACACATAGTGCTGTATTGCACAACAAATTTCAAGCCCAGGGACCAGTGAATTCTGTATGCCAGCCAGAACCTCAAGGTTCTATTATACCTCAGGGACCTCAAAATTCTGAGTCACAACATGGATTGCTTTCTCTTTCATATGATCCATCAGTTGCTATTAAACTTCAAAATCAGCAGCATGCGGCAGCGTTTACTGAGATTCGATCAAGAACAGAGGATTTAGGATTCCATTTACCAGTGTCACCTAGAAATGGGAATAATATTTCTGGAGGCGAGTTCCCTGATGATGTGAAAGGCAAATTCTTTAATGAATCTGGCTGTCCAGACAGTGAACTGTTTCCATCTTCTCTCGCCCTGTCACCCGGAGGATACAATCCATTTGATTGCACAAGTTCATTTGATAACGGTGAACACAATTTAAtgtttgatgatattctgaaATACTTTGCTTCATAA
- the LOC140958940 gene encoding IRK-interacting protein-like, translated as MAASYREQNENGNGKEVSRQDIQAAIAKAVELRALHSALMQGTSPKDVRFLSASPVSRHAPQFSARDYPVFTPSYEDEPLPGYQKILLDNRNYAGSWGEQALSGGNADETESSDYRTMNASFIKGLPFALMNLEGHVCPSEDQNSMAGYTKSRRSSLGDLKSFTSCNNCQPASINIEPVGISKNDKKSKTNVPSPDLHSSVHSQPGNKGMKFSWWFPKLKKKNRNDNAPIQPQPTEVSQVLSDLGTVSIEALKKEVAEANKSRDSALVEVSDMRASLGELSQKLEYLETFCEELRKALTQAVEVNSSRSDETIKKLSKRGSFDGSAENLMPVSEEAMVEGFLQIISEARLSVKQFCKILIGRIQDSDHTLMDNLNSILHPYNLSLNSKHSKAVLYHLEAVINQFLYQDFENCVFQRNGTPKFLDPQQDRRDKFQSFVALRNLRWNEVLRKGTKYYSEEFSKFCDQKMSGIVASLGWTRPWPEQLLQAFFVAAKCIWLVHLLAFSFDPPLSILRVDENRPFEARYEEDVFADRQNIQGSNRVKIMVTPGFYVHDRVVRCKVICRYKSID; from the exons ATGGCTGCAAGTTATCGAGAACAGAACGAAAATGGCAACGGGAAGGAGGTCAGCAGGCAAGATATTCAAGCCGCTATTGCTAAAGCTGTGGAGCTCAGGGCGCTTCACTCCGCTTTAATGCAGGGAACTAGTCCTAAAGACGTGAGATTCCTTTCTGCATCCCCTGTTTCTCGCCATGCTCCACAGTTCTCTGCGAGAGATTACCCTGTTTTTACCCCT AGTTATGAAGATGAACCTTTACCAGGGTATCAGAAAATTCTGCTGGATAATCGAAATTACGCAGGGAGTTGGGGAGAACAAGCTTTAAGTGGTGGAAATGCAGATGAAACAGAATCATCAGATTACCGCACGATGAATGCATCTTTTATAAAAGGGTTGCCGTTCGCATTAATGAATTTGGAGGGACACGTATGCCCTTCAGAAGATCAAAATTCCATGGCAGGTTACACTAAGTCTAGGAGAAGCAGCTTAGGGGACTTGAAATCATTCACATCTTGCAACAATTGCCAGCCTGCATCCATAAATATTGAACCCGTTGGCATATCCAAGAATGATAAAAAGTCTAAAACTAATGTTCCGTCACCTGATTTGCACTCTTCTGTTCATTCACAACCAGGAAATAAAGGGATGAAGTTTTCATGGTGGTTCCCTAAGCTAAAGAAGAAGAATAGAAATGACAATGCGCCTATTCAGCCACAACCCACTGAAGTTTCCCAAGTTCTTAGTGACTTGGGGACGGTATCAATCGAGGCACTGAAGAAAGAGGTGGCAGAAGCTAATAAAAGTAGAGACTCCGCATTGGTTGAAGTTTCTGATATGAGGGCATCATTAGGGGAACTAAGTCAGAAGTTAGAGTATTTAGAGACTTTTTGTGAGGAACTTAGAAAGGCCTTAACACAAGCTGTGGAAGTAAATAGTTCTCGATCAGATGAAACTATTAAGAAGCTTTCGAAACGAGGATCTTTTGATGGGAGTGCAGAAAACTTGATGCCAGTGAGTGAGGAAGCAATGGTGGAAGGATTCTTGCAGATTATATCGGAAGCAAGATTATCTGTTAAGCAATTCTGCAAAATTCTAATAGGGCGGATTCAAGATAGTGATCACACTCTAATGGATAATCTGAACTCGATTCTTCATCCTTACAATCTGTCTCTAAATTCAAAACACTCAAAAGCTGTGCTATACCATTTAGAAGCTGTCATAAACCAATTCCTTTACCAAGATTTCGAGAACTGTGTATTTCAAAGAAATGGTACTCCAAAGTTCTTGGATCCCCAACAAGACCGGCGAGATAAGTTCCAATCCTTTGTTGCACTGAGAAATCTACGATGGAATGAAGTTTTGAGAAAAGGGACCAAGTATTACAGTGAAGAATTcagtaaattttgtgatcagaaAATGAGTGGCATAGTTGCCAGTTTAGGTTGGACCAGGCCATGGCCTGAGCAGCTTCTGCAAGCATTTTTTGTTGCTGCAAAGTGCATATGGTTGGTTCATTTGCTCGCCTTCTCATTTGATCCGCCTTTGAGTATATTGAGAGTTGATGAAAACCGCCCTTTTGAGGCTCGCTACGAGGAAGATGTTTTTGCGGATAGGCAGAACATTCAGGGTTCTAACCGAGTCAAGATCATGGTAACGCCTGGTTTTTATGTGCATGATAGAGTTGTCAGGTGTAAAGTTATTTGCAGATATAAATCCATTGATTGA